The proteins below come from a single Eucalyptus grandis isolate ANBG69807.140 chromosome 3, ASM1654582v1, whole genome shotgun sequence genomic window:
- the LOC104438410 gene encoding LOW QUALITY PROTEIN: uncharacterized protein LOC104438410 (The sequence of the model RefSeq protein was modified relative to this genomic sequence to represent the inferred CDS: deleted 2 bases in 1 codon; substituted 1 base at 1 genomic stop codon), with translation MERYFIDLMIEHMHRGNRIGHTFNKQAWTDMLAVFNAKFGSQYDKDALKLRYTNLWRQFNDVKNLLGQNGFSWDETRQMVIADDYVWDAYLKVHPEVRTYKTKSVLNFNDLCLIYGYTSADGRYSRSSHDVDFDDEIQRVNMGDGVGSHVLSNNERPRTDWTPSMDQYFLELMLDQVGRGNKSGDTFTKQAWTDMLHLFNEKFGPQYGKRVLRHRYKKLWNYYSDATLLLQEDGFSWDKTRQMITADDDVWNAHIKANPHARTYRTKVLPNYDDLVLIYGSAFDNGTQSRLDQQKNSEDDNIGRKSGKARDKSCTSDRTRTYWTPPMDRYLIDLLLDQALKGNKLGQTFITQAWTIMVAHFNANFQSNYEKDILKNRYKYLRKQFNEIRNILKQDGFLWDEAREMITADDQLWDAYIKEHPDARSYRVRTVPSYHKLCVIFGEESFDGRYNHVTHSTDPSCEIPILMTGDELNDLYSPRNESSLVEWTEQMDRYFTDLLIEMTHGGNKNGSTLDDVAWVQMITSFNKQFGLQCGRSDLESRYIFLMKQYDEISKLLSHGGFAWDEMQKMVIADGEVWEAYMKVDPDACAYRDKVLCCYDDLRKIYSNMVDGNFIGEDPGTCGIHDAQNLEGDAGCTDARSPSGIITFLIHXASPGTPSHEPGPVSKLQKTDEMQGVLSGHGIEGATGDKIPISLGRSEQKSYTIEGAISALQEIPDIDDDVLLDGCDLLEDERKARTFLALDAPLRKKWLLRKLRP, from the exons ATGGAACGGTATTTTATTGATCTTATGATAGAGCACATGCACAGAGGAAACCGGATCGGCCATACTTTTAATAAGCAAGCCTGGACAGACATGCTTGCCGTATTCAATGCTAAATTTGGATCTCAATATGATAAAGATGCTCTCAAACTCCGTTATACAAATCTCTGGAGGCAATTTAACGATGTAAAGAATCTTCTGGGTCAGAATGGATTCTCTTGGGATGAAACTCGACAGATGGTGATTGCTGATGACTATGTTTGGGATGCTTATCTCAAG GTTCACCCAGAAGTGCGCACTTACAAGACAAAATCAGTTCTGAACTTTAATGACTTATGTTTAATTTATGGATATACATCCGCTGATGGAAGATACAGCCGGTCAAGCCATGACGTGGACTTTGATGATGAAATCCAGAGAGTAAATATGG GAGATGGAGTGGGTAGTCACGTACTATCAAATAATGAACGTCCAAGAACAGACTGGACCCCATCAATGGACCAGTACTTCCTTGAGCTTATGCTGGACCAAGTAGGGAGAGGCAATAAGTCCGGTGATACATTTACCAAGCAGGCATGGACGGACATGCTTCATTTGTTCAATGAAAAATTTGGTCCTCAGTATGGAAAGAGGGTTTTGAGGCATAGATACAAGAAATTATGGAATTACTACTCCGATGCCacccttcttcttcaagaagatgGATTTTCATGGGATAAAACACGCCAAATGATCACtgctgatgatgatgtatgGAATGCCCATATCAAG GCGAACCCGCATGCACGGACATATAGGACCAAGGTCCTGCCCAACTATGATGATCTGGTCCTAATTTATGGCAGTGCATTTGACAATGGGACTCAGAGTCGACTTGATCAGCAAAAGAACTCTGAAGATGACAACATCGGAAGAAAGTCCG GGAAAGCTAGGGACAAATCCTGTACTAGTGACCGCACAAGGACATACTGGACACCACCTATGGACCGCTACCTCATTGACCTGCTACTGGACCAGGCTCTCAAAGGAAATAAGCTTGGTCAGACGTTTATAACACAGGCTTGGACCATCATGGTTGCTCATTTTAATGCAAATTTTCAATCTAACTATGAGAAAGATATTCTGAAGAACCGGTACAAATACTTGAGGAAGCAATTCAATGAAATAAGAAATATTCTCAAACAGGATGGCTTTTTATGGGATGAAGCAAGAGAAATGATAACAGCTGATGACCAGTTGTGGGATGCTTATATCAAG GAACACCCTGATGCTCGATCTTATAGAGTAAGAACAGTCCCAAGCTATCACAAACTGTGTGTGATTTTTGGAGAAGAGAGTTTTGATGGAAGATATAACCATGTCACTCATAGTACAGATCCCAGCTGTGAAATACCCATCTTGATGACCG GTGACGAGCTTAATGATTTGTACTCCCCAAGGAATGAATCTTCACTGGTAGAGTGGACAGAACAAATGGATCGTtattttactgaccttttgaTAGAGATGACGCATGGAGGGAATAAGAATGGTTCAACATTGGATGATGTAGCCTGGGTTCAGATGATTACATCTTTCAATAAACAATTCGGACTTCAATGTGGCAGATCTGACTTAGAAAGTCGGTATATCTTCTTGATGAAGCAGTATGATGAGATCAGCAAACTTCTTAGTCATGGTGGGTTCGCATGGGATGAAATGCAGAAGATGGTAATTGCAGATGGTGAGGTTTGGGAAGCTTATATGAAG GTTGATCCAGATGCTTGTGCATACAGAGATAAAGTTTTATGTTGCTATGACGATTTACGCAAGATTTACTCTAATATGGTGGATGGAAACTTCATCGGTGAGGATCCTGGAACATGTGGTATACATGATGCGCAAAATCTGGAGGGAGATGCTGGATGTACAGATGCTCGCTCTCCATCAGGGATTATCACATTTCTCATCCACTGAGCAAGC CCAGGCACGCCATCCCATGAACCTGGTCCTGTTAGTAAACTGCAGAAAACTGATGAGATGCAGGGAGTTCTCTCAGGCCATGGCATTGAAGGTGCTACTGGGGACAAAATTCCTATTTCTTTGGGTCGGAGTGAGCAGAAGAGCTATACAATTGAAGGTGCTATTAGTGCACTTCAGGAGATACCGGACATAGACGACGATGTCCTGCTGGATGGTTGCGATCTTTTGGAGGACGAGAGAAAAGCCAGGACATTCTTGGCACTCGATGCTCCACTGCGGAAGAAATGGTTGTTAAGAAAGCTGCGGCCATAG